TTACCGCAAATCGGAGCGGACAATGACGTTACCGCATCGGCAACTACCGTCTGATAGCTGATATACAGGACATACCGTTATTATTTTGATTCTGGCCGTCGGTCATCGCCGAGATATCTATGACCGGCCTTCCTGATCATGCAAGTCTTTCATTGCTGTTCCATCAATTCCGTATCCGTCGCAGCGAATCCCCTTTATCCCTTATGCATCCGTCGCCTCGTCAAACGAAATGGACGCATCCTCGCGATCATGCGCTCTTCGCAGCAGATCGATGACCTTCTTCATCTGCGCGGAGACATACTTGTTGCGATGATAGACGATTCGAAATGTCCTTCGAAAGGAAAGCTCCGGCACCTTCAGCTCCCGCAGTCTCTTACTCTGTATCTCATCCTGTACGACGCGCCGGGACAGCACGGTATATCCCATACCCGCCATAACGGCTTTCTTGATGCTTTCCGAGTTGTTGTATATGCCGCCGTACTGAAAGGAAATGCCATTTTCCTGCATGACTTCATCAAACAGCAGCCGGCTGCCGCTGCCCTCTTCCCGTACAAAGAACACCTTGTCCGCGAGCTCGTCCTTGCCGCGAACCGCCTCTCCTTTCCCGTTGTCGAGCAGCACCATCTCATCGCCGGCAAACGGTATTTCGATGAGATACTCCGAATGCACGGCCCCCTCGACGAGGATAAGATCCAGCTCATCGACAAGCAGCATCCGTTCCAGCTCTTTCGTATTGGCGATGCGGCTGAACACTTTTTGTCCCGGGTTCTCCTTCTGAAATCGCTGCAATATGGGGATGAAGACGCTCTCTCCGATGCTGAGCGTCGCCCCGATGCGCAGCGGATTCAGAAGCGCGTAACCGCGAAGGGATGACACGGTCTGCTTTTCCAGCCGTACGATATGGCGCGCATAGTGCATCAGTTCCTGCCCCGCCGCCGTTATGTAGAGCCTTTTCCCAAGTCTTTCAAACAGCAGCGTACCGTAGTATTCTTCCATCTCGCGTATCGCCTGACTGACGGACGGCTGCGTCATGCGTAGCGTCTTTGCCGCGCTCGTCATGCCGCCGGTATCGCATACCTCGAGGAATATATGAAAGTGGCGCAGTGTCATGCTGTGATCTCCCGACATTCACATTTACGGACTTCATCTTATCAGCGTTTCCTGCATTTTATCCGCTATTCCTCAGGCGAAGAATGCATCCACAACAAACCATGCAAGCAGCAGCATGACGGCGGAGCAGGCGGCGGCGGCAAGCAGAGGTCTCGCCCCCTGTTTTACAATGACGCCGAAATTGACATTGATCCCGAGAGCCGCCATCGCCATGCCGAGAAGGATATAGGCAAGGCTTACAAGAGCGCCGAGCACATCCGACGGAAAATTAAGATACGACCCGACGGCGCTCGCGAGGATGAATCCGCCCATGAAATACGGAATCGGCACGGAGAGCTTTCCGTCCTCCGACGCATCGCTCCTATTCCTTCGCATCTCGATAAAGCCGACGATAAGGGCAACAGGAGCCAGCAGCAGCACCCTCGACAGCTTCGCGATGATGGCGGCGTCCGTACCCACCTGCCCCGCGCTTCCGCCCGCCGCAACGGCATGCGCAATCTCATGCAGACTCAAGCCCGCCATCGTCCCGAACTGCGCGTCGGTAAAGCCCAAAAACGGAATGAGCCCCACCTCGATCAGCGTAAATACCGTACCCAGGATGGCGACGATGGCGACCGCCAGCACAGACTGATCCGCCTTTGCCTTCAGCGGCGCCGATACAGCCATAACGGCTGCCGCACCGCATATACTGCAGCCGCAGGCGGTGAGCATGGCAAGCGTGTGATCCACCTTCAGGAGCCTCGCCGTCACATAGTTCAGAAGCAGCATGGAAGTGACCATGCATACGGCCGCCTCCAGCCCCTTCAGTCCCTCGGTCAAAAGGATGGCAAGATTCAGCTTGAACCCCAGCAGTATGATGCCCGCACGCAGGAACCGATTCGCTATGAATCCCGTACCGCTGCCGCGCGCGGCGATCGTAACGGATCGCATAAGCTGCACCGCCATGCCGAGCAGGAGCGCCAGGACGAGATGTCCGACAAGCGAAAGCCCCGGCAGCAGCGCAAGCTCCCTGCCGAGGATAGAGCAGATAAATGTGATGATAAACGCGGGAAAAAAGGCGTGGAATCTCCTTAAGATATTTCCGCCTGTCGTTTCTTGCTGCATGATACACTCTCCCTTTTCGAAGGATTTTCAGATAGAAAGAGTATATCACACGACATTTTATACGTAAAATAGTATTATATTATCATATGGATAGGCTTTTGCTTATATTAACCCCTAGGCATAGCCAGCTTCAGCGCTTCACCGATGGTTTCCGCTCCGAGGAGGGTGATTCCAAGCTTCATCCCCTCCAGCACATCGGCGTTCTTCTTCGGCAGGACGGCATGGGTAAAGCCTAGTCTCGCAGCCTCTCGTATCCGCCTCTCCGCCTCCCCTACGGCGCGAACCTCGCCGGAAAGCCCCACCTCGCCGAACACAATCGTCTTCGGCTTCACGAGGCGGTTCGCAAAGGACGACGCCATCGCCACGGCAAATCCGAGGTCGGCGGCGGGCTCATCGATGCGGATGCCGCCGGCGACCTTGATGTATACGTCACAGGCTCCGATGGGCAGCCGTACGCGCTTTTCCAGCACCGCGAGCAGCAGCTGGATGCGCTTTATGTCCACGGCATCCGCTGTGCGCCTCGGCGGCATATAGGGCGTCTCGGCGACAAGCGACTGGATCTCGACGAGCAGCGGCCGCGTCCCCTCGACGGTCGGCACGATGACGGATCCGCTGTCCGGCGGCGCATCGGAGAGAAAGAACTTCGACGCGTCCGGGACATCGACAAGCCCCACATCGCGCATCTCGAAGAGTCCGATTTCATTCGTCGAGCCGAATCGGTTCTTCACCGCGCGAAGCACGCGATACTGCGTGTCCTTGCTTCCCTCGAAGTAGAGCACCGTGTCCACCATGTGCTCGAGGACGCGCGGTCCCGCGAGCGTGCCGTCCTTCGTGACGTGTCCGACGATGAACGCCGCTATGCCGCGCTTCTTCGCGATTGCCAAAAGGCGGGCCGTACCTTCCCTCACTTGGCTGACACTGCCCGGCGCGCTCTCGAGATTCGGGTCGTAGACCGTCTGGATGGAGTCGATGATGAGAAGCGACGGCTGCACGTTCTCTATATAGGTGTCAATGGTCGCGAGGTTCGTCTCGCTGACGATGTAGAGCTCATCGGCAATCGCCTCGAGGCGATCCGCACGGAGACGCACCTGCCGCATGCTCTCCTCCCCCGTGACATAGAGCACGCGCCGCCCCGCCCGTGCAACGGCAGCCGATACGCGAAGCGTCAGCGACGACTTGCCCACCCCGGGATCACCGACGATGAGGACAAGCGAGGCGGGAATGATGCCGCCGCCCAGTACGCGGTCGAGCTCCGTAGACCCGGCGGAAAAGCGCGGCATATCCTCCGTTTCCACCTGCCCGACGGGAATCGGCTTTGTCGCCTCCGACAGTCCCTGTCTCACCTCCCTCATGGCAGGAGTTTCCACGGCGATCTCTTCCGTGAATGTATTCCATCCGCCACAGCCCGGGCATTTCCCCAGCCATTTCGGCGTCTCATGTCCACAGCTGTTACAGACGAAAACGGTCTTTTTCTTCTTTGGCATCAGCTATACTTCCTCTGCGAATTCAACTTGCTTCTTCCCCACCGCCACAGCGACCGGAAGAGCCACCATATCGACCACATCACATTGTAGAGGAAGTTCCCCACCTCAGATACGAGCCCTTTTGCAAGGGTGTTTTTCCGCATGCTACACTCGTTCCAGCGTCAGCAGCAGCGAGCGGATAAACGCCACGCGATCCGCAGGCTCCAGTTTCTTGTATGCCACGCCGACCGCCTGCAGGAAGATCGCCGTCTCCCGTGCCGTCGTCATCCCGTGCTGCATCAGGTACTGCGCCATCGACTCGACCGTCTGGATCGACGTCTCCTCCGTGACCTTATCCATCATATCCTGATAGACGAGGTTTTCAATCGGCATCCGCACGATGCGTATGAAGCCGCCGAGTCCGCGTCTCGACTCCACGGCAAATCCCTTGTCCTGTGTAAAACGCGTATTCAGGACATACGAAATCTGCGACGGCGCGCAGGAAATCGCCTCCGCAATATCCGTACGGCGAAGCTCGACCTTGTTCTCTCCCTTGTCCGCCAGCTCATGCAGTATGTAGTTTTCAATCAGATCGGCGATGTTACCGGCCATATGTATCACCTACTTTGTCCCTCTATTATATTTGACTTTTTGACATTTTGCAAGGTGATTTTTTCTTTTGCGGAAGTACTGCCGGCGGCATGTTTTTTTTTACCATCGCGGCATCATCGCAGTCTATCATCGCGGTAGTATGACTTCAAACACAAAGGAGCAAAGGACATCATCCCTTGCTCCTTTTCTATGCGATATTTCTCTGCGTGAAACGAGGACTTTCTGTATGCGCTGGAACCGCGTGTCAGACCGTCTTTTTCCTCCCCTTCTGATTGCGTTCGTAGATGTAATTCATGATGCGCTCATAGTCCTCGATATAGTCGACCTCCGCCCAGAAGTGACCCGCCACATCGCGGATAAAGACCTCCTGCTCCGCCGAACAGCTGTAGAGGATATCCTCCCACCAATAATTATATTGCTCCGCTTCAATCAGCTCGTTCATCTTCTCCTTGAATACCCTCAAGAAGGATGGGCGCACACGCCCTACGCCGACATATTCATGGGTTCGGATCTCGCGAGCCAAATCCTTGCCGTATCGCACGATCCTGCCCTGTTCACAGCCGAAGAAGTAATCCCCTTCCTCGAGGCGCATAATAGAAGAATCCGCAAGAAGCAACGCCTCCCTTTCCTCATTCAACAGAATATCTAAAATATCCTGCTCCCAGAAAACATCTGCATTCATGAGGAACAGATCCTCCCCGTCGACAATATAATCCCGTGCAAACCAGAGCGAGCCCAGACTGTTCGTCACGCGATAAAAGGGGTTCACGATCACGGGCACGCCGAGCGGCTGCACTTCCCTCTCAATCTGTTCATGCTGATAGCCCGCCACGATGACAGGCTCAATATCGTTTTTTTTCAGCATCTCCACCGTGCGCCGCAGAATGGACTTTTCCTCAATCTCAAGCAGACACTTCGGCTTGTCAACATTACGACTGATGCGGCTGCCGATACCCGCAGCCATGATAATCGCACGCATATGCATCCCCCTTATTCCGGCGGCAGTTTGCCGCTCCCATCTCTACTCCGGCTTCCCCATCAAAGGATATCGCCTCTATCGACAATGCCCTCCATGTGAAAACGTCACGATCACTGCCAATCTTTATCCCTTATACCGATACACAAAGAAGTAGTCCAGCATTTCCTTGCGGTTGCGCCCTTGGTCGAAAAGCGGACCCGACGCGAGCAGCTCACAGACGGGAGACAGCACCTCGGAGAACGCCTTTGTGTACTCCGCAACGGAACAGTACACCGCACTGTACTCCTGGTTCAACGCCTCGGAATGCACCTGACGAAGCGTCAGTCGCTCCTCTGTACCCATGCTCTCCTTGAGATAGAATACACAGGAATCCATCGCGTAGCTGAGGAGATTCTGCAGCGATTTCATGAAGTCATCATCGTTCAAATACATGAACACACCATTGACGAGGATATTGTCAAACTTCTTCGCCTCTCCCTCTTCCTCCAGTCTTCGCGGGAAGTCCTGCAAATAGCCTTGGAAGAGCTTCTTATCCTCGTATGCCTTCAGATTATCCTCCGCTCGACGCACCATGCCCTCGCTGCCGTCCATGCCGACATAGTGCACGCCCTCCGGAAGGAAGAACTCTCCCCAGCGCCCGATACCGCAGCCGAGATCCAGCGCCGTCCTCCCACGCTCCGTCTGCAAAAAGGGCGCAATCTTTTTTTCCCCACGCGTCGCGCTGCTCGGCAAGCTCCGGATGGTTATCCTGAAAGAGCACATAGTTGTACTTGCTTTTCACCCCGTCCCGCGCGCTGCGCTCGTCAAAGAAGTTTTGAATATCCTGATATCCGACGGGAGCGGATTCCTTTACAATACGATCTGCCATAGCTTCCATTCTTTCATGCATCGAGTGGAAAAAACGCTTCCAAAAAGCGCTGCATAGCCGCCTTTGATCCTACACTAATTCGCAAGAACTTGCGCAAAAGACCATTTCCATAGGTTTTGACAAGGATCTTATGCCTGTCTTCCAAAGCTTTGGCAAGATCGTTCGTATCCTTGCGCGGTTCTACAAAGATATAATTCCCCTTGCAATCCCGCACGGAATACCCCCGCTTTTTGAGTTCTTCCATGGCATGCGCCTTGCCTTCTTTTTCCTGCCGTATAAGCTCTGCTTCCACCTCCGGATGGTCAAGAAGCCGTTCTCCAAAAAGAAGCGCGATTGCGTTGACATCAAACGTCAGCTTTGCATTTTTTGTGTAGCGTATAATCTCTTTTGAAGCGATAATCACGCCCAATCTGCAAGCGGCAATGGAAAAAAGCTTGGAGAAGGTTCGTAAAATAGCGACATTGTCATATTTTTGCAAAAGATCGAGGAACGTCCCCTCGTAAAAATAATGGTACGCCTCATCAATAATAACGAGCGCACCGACCGCCTTTGCCTTTTGGATCACGGATTCCGCTTCTTCTCGTGTATAAGCGTTGCCAACCGGATTGTTGGGGTTTAAAAGAACAACAATCCGCGTATTTTCACTGATTGCATGAAGAATATTTTCAACCTTCATCGTCAGATCGGTTTCGTAGGCAACAGGAACATGACGATAGCCCAGGATCTTGCAGTTGACCCAGTACATCTCAAAAGACGGCGCAACCGTTACAACCTCTTTGCCTCGCTCTCCAAACGTCTCTAGTAGATACCGTATCGCCATATCCGAACCATTGGTCGCCAGAATCTGATCCTTTTTTACCCCGACGTAGGCAGCGTACTTTTTTGTAAACGCACTAGGCTCCGGATACGTAGATAAAAATTCCGGCGTAATTTCTTTTTTCACCATTTCCACAAAAGCTTCCGGCAGTCCTTCCGGATTCTCATTCATATCGTAACGAAGATACGCTCTTCTTCCCTCTTGTGGAAATACACGCTCCGTGTCCTTGATAAACTCATTTACATACATCGTTTTCACCTTTATATCTTTCAACGGGCCTCTTCGTCCCGCTGCCATATCGTGCCGTCCGAAAATTCGATATAGACTAAATCCGCATTGCCATAGCGCTCCTCTTCCGGCGGCAAGACCCAATAATCATAATACTTTGTCTTTAAAATTCCATCCGCACCGACAGGAATCGGAAGCATGTGCCCCTCAAAGCTTATTTCTCGCACATCCTTATACCACTCCCTGCGATAGGCATATCCGTGCTTTGATGTGCTCGCTGTATTGAAGATGCCTATCCATTCCGTTTCCTTTCCTCGATACCAGCCCGACACCCAGCGATGGAGCGCCAGTGCCGCATTACGAGGAAGCAGATGCAACAGGAAGAATCCCGCTTTTTCAAAAGGATTTTGAAGTATATGCCACCCGATTGGCGCCCATAGAATTTTTCTCGCCACCGTCGTAAGAAAATACATGATGCTTTGCACCGGGCGTATAGATGGCATCACATCGACAACAAGCACATCCATAAAGATGCCGTCACGCTTCAACATTCCTTTTTGATGAGGACGAACCCCACGTGTCCCCGCCTTACGAAACTTCCCATACGGCCAGTTATAATCCGCATCCGTCGTACTGTCTTGGAAATAGTACCTTCCATGTTCGTCCCACTCTTTTTTCGCCGCCTCACGAAAACGTTCATAATCGGGACGGAAGATTTCAATGTCCACATCGTCATCCCACGGAATAAACCCTTGATGACGCACAGCCCCCAACAGCGTCCCATCAGAAAGATAATAGCGAATATTATACTTCTTACAAATGCGATCAAATTCCAATAAAATATCCAGAAGTTCCTGCTGTAACTTTTTCAGTATTTCCGGAGGGATCCCCTTTTTCCCCATACGGCTTTTCTCCTCTCTTCTCAAATCGCTGCGTCTCATAAAAGCAGCAATTCTATATCGACGTGACCCATGCGGGAAGAGTCGCTTCCTGCATAATTTTATTCTCCACAAAACAGATTTTTTCCTCCGACAGTCCCTTCTGAATCATATCAAAAGCAATCTCTCTGCATAAGGATTCATTCAAAAGCGCAAGAACAAGCACATCAAACTCAGCCTTGTAAATGTCAGACAAGGGATTGAGCGCAAACTGCTGCAGTGCTTCTGACTGCCATGCCCGATCCGTCCACCCCGCAAGAGACAAATCTGCATGTTCCATAATCGCTCGATGAACCATACGTCCAAAAAGGCCGGCGCCATAAAGGAAAATACGGCTGCCCTTCGACACCTTCGAAAACGGAAACAACGTGCCATAGGAGGAAAAGGTTTCATACTCCTGCTCTAAGAGAAGCATCTTCATATATGCATCTAGGCACTTCTTCCTCTCTACGGCTCCATCCGTCACTGTTTCTAAAAGCTGATAGATGGAGTGATACATTCCTTTTGGAAAGCCTCTCTGCTGCGTTGCCGCAGAACCGTCACGGTGAATATAATGATACCATGCTCCCGAAAGTGACAAGAGGCCGTTGCACGAAGCGCAGGCCAAAAGCACCGCAACAACATCCTCCCCGTACACCATAGAAAACGGAAGTTTCCTATGCACTTCTTGGATAAGCTTCGTACGAATCAGCTTTGTACACAGACTGCCGATCACCGGTTCCCGAAACGTCGTATAGGAAAAAAACCAATCCTCCGGATGATCCTTTAAATAACCCGGGGAGTAATACCCTGCCTCTAAGCCATTAAAAATTGCACTTGAAGCATCTCCCTGCTCCTTCCAAAAGCCACATGCCACCATATCCGCTTGGTATACCTGATTTGCCGTAACCATCTCCATAACGGCATTTGACTCAACCCAGTCGTCAGGGTCAACGAACGTCGTATATTCACCGTTAGCGATGCGCAGCCCCGCCTCACGCGCGCTGACGACGCCTCCATTTCCCTTGTCGATGATACGAACACGCGAATCCTGTGCTTCATAGCGGCGAAGCACAGCAAGACTGTCGTCCGTCGACCCGTCGTTGATACAGATGACGTCAAGTTTTTGATACGTCTGTCCCAGCACACTGTCCAAGCACTTTTCTATATATTGTTCCACATTGTACACAGGAATGATGATTGAAACCAGCATGGCGGACTCCTCCTAGAACCTCCTAGAAATCATCTATAGTTATACATATTCTTTTCTATCGTCCTCTTAATGCATCTATCATGCTCTTTAAGCGCTTCTTCATCATACCTGGATATACACCGATCCAGAATGAATCTCTCATGATACGATCTGTATTCTTCAACTCTCCCAACACTCGGAATCCCTGCTTCTTCTTTCGCATTTCATCAAAGCATGGCTGACGCACCAGATTCCCCGCGAAAAGCATCCGTGTTTGGATACCTTTTCCCTCTAGCATATTGATAACGTCATCCCGGTGGACACCGTTCTTGCAGGTCATCAAGAATCCAAACCAACTTGGATTCGTACCTCTCGTCGGCTCCGGAAGAATAAATGTCTCCAAACCATCTAATGACTCACGCAGATACTTCCAGTTAGCTCGCCTTGCTTCGACGAAGGATGGAAGTTTCTTTAGCTGAGCACAGCCGATTGCCGCCTGCATGTCTGTAATTTTAAGATTGTAGCCGAAATGGGAATAAACATATTTATGGTCATAGCCTTTAGGCAATTCACCGTACTGCCCATCGAAGCGATGACCACAAACATTGTCACTGCCACTGGGACAACGGCAGTCTCGTCCCCAATCACGAAAAGATTGACAAATTCGATATAGAAGAGGGTTTGCCGTATAGACAGCTCCACCTTCGCCCATTGTCATCTGGTGCGGTGGATAGAAACTGGACGTCGCAATATCACCGATGGTTCCCGTCATCTGTTTTTCCCCGAAAACAGTACAAATAGAACCGAGTGCATCACAGTTATCCTCGATTAACCACAGTCCGTGTCGATCGCAAAATGTACGCACTTCTTCAACATTGAACGGATTTCCCAGGGTATGCGCAAGTATAACCGCCTTTGTCTTATCGCTATATGCCTCCTCCAGTTGTGCAGTATCTACATTGTAGGTTGGCAGCGTGACATCAAGAAACACGGGGACTGCACCATACTGGATAATTGGCGCCACCGTCGTTGGAAACCCCGCAGCAACTGTAATCACTTCATCGCCGGGGAGGATTCGTCTCTCATCCAAGAGAGGCGAGGTCAAAGCCATAAAAGCAACAAGATTTGCAGAAGAACCAGAGTTCACGGCTAGGACATAGGGAAGGCTCAGATACTTCCCCAGTCCTTTTTCAAATGTTGTTAACCATTTCCCGCCTGTAAGCCAGAACTCAAGTGCACTATCCACGAGATTTTCCATTTCCTCGTGATCGTAAACCCTTCCTGCATATGGAATAAACTCCACGGACTCATCTTTCGTATGATAGGCATCTGCATAGGAACGTACCATTTCTAATATCTTTTTACGTAATTCCTCTTTATTATCCAGATTGCTTTTCACGCTCAATTCCCCTTTCACAAATCATTCGTTTCCATTCCCTTTAAGATGCTACGTGCCACGTCACGTCCTGACAAGATGCTTCCACCCGTCCATAGGTATTCCCATGTCCCAAACCGGCCTGCCGTATAAATGCCTACTGAGGATAAATAGGATCGAACAACTTCTCGCGCCTCGTAAATAGTCGGTGTGAACATGATATTTGCGTACGCTTCTTCTCGCACGTCTACGAAAACTATTTCTGACTTTTTCAAAACACCCATCTGCTCCAATTGGGATACAACACGATACCCAAGTTCCTCTCCTCTACAAGGAAGTGGGCGATAGCGAGAGAAGTAGACTTCTGCTTGAAAAGCAGACATCCCTTTCGGCACATTATTGGGAGACTTAATCTCAGGCGCGTAGACACGAGCAGGATAGATATCTTCATCATAGATATAAAACCATAATGCAGGTGCACGCGAAGGACAAGACAGAGCAATGGAGACGATTGCTCCGCCCGTAGCATCAAGTCTGTCCGCCGCTCGCCTCACGACCTGCGGAACGTCTATCATCAACGACTCGATGAGAAAGGGAAGCGGAATTGTCGAAATGAGTGCATCATAGTTTGCTTCTGTTCCATCGGAAAAGCACATACATCGCTTTTTAGGGTCAAGCGATACCAGTGCCTTCCCTAAGCGGAGATCTGCTTCCTCTGCCAGCGGCGCGAGAAAAGCCTGATAGCCGCCATACCGGGGATAGTGGATGACTTTTGTGTAATGAACGTTCGGCGTATCCTCTGACATCGCCCCTTGCAGAACTTCATCTATTGTCGGTGTGTACATACGCCCCTTAACCCATTCGGTCTCTAATGCTTCCGGCTCAACCGTCCAATATTTTCGCGTGTACCGCGCGGGGTAATTCTCCGTGAAATATGTACCATATTGCAACCTTAGCCATGCACCATAATCCTTGGGCATATGCTCTTCTTGCCCGCCTTTGGAAAGAAAGCTCTTAATGACACGAATACGTTCCTCCACAGGGAGCCCGATAAGATTATTCTGTACCGGATTACGCACCCAGTTTCCCCGGCTATAATTCATTGCCTCAGGGGCGTGAACCAGATACGGGGTCTTTTCCTCAAGCAAGGCATGAACATATGGATCCGTCGCAAAATTAACATGCGCAAATGTGTCAAACGTGTATCCATCTATCACAAAGCTTTGGCAAAGACCGCCCCACATATCCTTCTTATCATAGATGGATGCGGTAACACCGTGTGCAAACAGCTCATGCGCCGCAGCAAGCCCTGCGCAGCCGGCGCCTAGTATTACAATCTGCTTTTCCATTGCCAACCCGCTTCCCTATTTCTCCGGAGTCTCTTCATGGTCAAGGAACGGCCAAAGATCATCAAACTCTGCCGCTTTTAAGGAACCATCAGGCATGACGCGTGAAGCAATTCGAGGTGCCAAAATACCGAACTCTTGCACCATAACCTCGCAGACAGCAGGTCCTTCGATCTGGAAAAGCGCTTCGAGCTTCTCATCGATTTCCTCCTTTGCCGCTATGCACACGGCGGGAAGATCGTAAGCCGCCGCCACACGACAAAAATCCACGGCGGGGACGCCACTATCAGGACCTACGCCGAGAAAGCGGTCATCCATATAGTTGTGCTGATTATGGCGAATCAAGAGATAGCCGTGATTGTTATACACGATCACCTTAACGGGTAATTTGTAGTAGGAAAGCGTGGCAAACTCCTGTATGTTCATCTGGGCGCTGCCGTCGCCCGTGAGCGCCACAGTTTCCTTGCCGCATGACGCCGCACCCAGCGATGCCGCCCAAT
This portion of the Selenomonas sp. TAMA-11512 genome encodes:
- a CDS encoding LysR substrate-binding domain-containing protein, translating into MTLRHFHIFLEVCDTGGMTSAAKTLRMTQPSVSQAIREMEEYYGTLLFERLGKRLYITAAGQELMHYARHIVRLEKQTVSSLRGYALLNPLRIGATLSIGESVFIPILQRFQKENPGQKVFSRIANTKELERMLLVDELDLILVEGAVHSEYLIEIPFAGDEMVLLDNGKGEAVRGKDELADKVFFVREEGSGSRLLFDEVMQENGISFQYGGIYNNSESIKKAVMAGMGYTVLSRRVVQDEIQSKRLRELKVPELSFRRTFRIVYHRNKYVSAQMKKVIDLLRRAHDREDASISFDEATDA
- a CDS encoding putative sulfate exporter family transporter, with translation MQQETTGGNILRRFHAFFPAFIITFICSILGRELALLPGLSLVGHLVLALLLGMAVQLMRSVTIAARGSGTGFIANRFLRAGIILLGFKLNLAILLTEGLKGLEAAVCMVTSMLLLNYVTARLLKVDHTLAMLTACGCSICGAAAVMAVSAPLKAKADQSVLAVAIVAILGTVFTLIEVGLIPFLGFTDAQFGTMAGLSLHEIAHAVAAGGSAGQVGTDAAIIAKLSRVLLLAPVALIVGFIEMRRNRSDASEDGKLSVPIPYFMGGFILASAVGSYLNFPSDVLGALVSLAYILLGMAMAALGINVNFGVIVKQGARPLLAAAACSAVMLLLAWFVVDAFFA
- the radA gene encoding DNA repair protein RadA — encoded protein: MPKKKKTVFVCNSCGHETPKWLGKCPGCGGWNTFTEEIAVETPAMREVRQGLSEATKPIPVGQVETEDMPRFSAGSTELDRVLGGGIIPASLVLIVGDPGVGKSSLTLRVSAAVARAGRRVLYVTGEESMRQVRLRADRLEAIADELYIVSETNLATIDTYIENVQPSLLIIDSIQTVYDPNLESAPGSVSQVREGTARLLAIAKKRGIAAFIVGHVTKDGTLAGPRVLEHMVDTVLYFEGSKDTQYRVLRAVKNRFGSTNEIGLFEMRDVGLVDVPDASKFFLSDAPPDSGSVIVPTVEGTRPLLVEIQSLVAETPYMPPRRTADAVDIKRIQLLLAVLEKRVRLPIGACDVYIKVAGGIRIDEPAADLGFAVAMASSFANRLVKPKTIVFGEVGLSGEVRAVGEAERRIREAARLGFTHAVLPKKNADVLEGMKLGITLLGAETIGEALKLAMPRG
- a CDS encoding CtsR family transcriptional regulator, with translation MAGNIADLIENYILHELADKGENKVELRRTDIAEAISCAPSQISYVLNTRFTQDKGFAVESRRGLGGFIRIVRMPIENLVYQDMMDKVTEETSIQTVESMAQYLMQHGMTTARETAIFLQAVGVAYKKLEPADRVAFIRSLLLTLERV
- a CDS encoding phosphocholine cytidylyltransferase family protein, with the translated sequence MRAIIMAAGIGSRISRNVDKPKCLLEIEEKSILRRTVEMLKKNDIEPVIVAGYQHEQIEREVQPLGVPVIVNPFYRVTNSLGSLWFARDYIVDGEDLFLMNADVFWEQDILDILLNEEREALLLADSSIMRLEEGDYFFGCEQGRIVRYGKDLAREIRTHEYVGVGRVRPSFLRVFKEKMNELIEAEQYNYWWEDILYSCSAEQEVFIRDVAGHFWAEVDYIEDYERIMNYIYERNQKGRKKTV
- a CDS encoding class I SAM-dependent methyltransferase → MPSSATRGEKKIAPFLQTERGRTALDLGCGIGRWGEFFLPEGVHYVGMDGSEGMVRRAEDNLKAYEDKKLFQGYLQDFPRRLEEEGEAKKFDNILVNGVFMYLNDDDFMKSLQNLLSYAMDSCVFYLKESMGTEERLTLRQVHSEALNQEYSAVYCSVAEYTKAFSEVLSPVCELLASGPLFDQGRNRKEMLDYFFVYRYKG
- a CDS encoding histidinol-phosphate transaminase, translated to MKDIKVKTMYVNEFIKDTERVFPQEGRRAYLRYDMNENPEGLPEAFVEMVKKEITPEFLSTYPEPSAFTKKYAAYVGVKKDQILATNGSDMAIRYLLETFGERGKEVVTVAPSFEMYWVNCKILGYRHVPVAYETDLTMKVENILHAISENTRIVVLLNPNNPVGNAYTREEAESVIQKAKAVGALVIIDEAYHYFYEGTFLDLLQKYDNVAILRTFSKLFSIAACRLGVIIASKEIIRYTKNAKLTFDVNAIALLFGERLLDHPEVEAELIRQEKEGKAHAMEELKKRGYSVRDCKGNYIFVEPRKDTNDLAKALEDRHKILVKTYGNGLLRKFLRISVGSKAAMQRFLEAFFPLDA
- a CDS encoding LicD family protein, producing the protein MGKKGIPPEILKKLQQELLDILLEFDRICKKYNIRYYLSDGTLLGAVRHQGFIPWDDDVDIEIFRPDYERFREAAKKEWDEHGRYYFQDSTTDADYNWPYGKFRKAGTRGVRPHQKGMLKRDGIFMDVLVVDVMPSIRPVQSIMYFLTTVARKILWAPIGWHILQNPFEKAGFFLLHLLPRNAALALHRWVSGWYRGKETEWIGIFNTASTSKHGYAYRREWYKDVREISFEGHMLPIPVGADGILKTKYYDYWVLPPEEERYGNADLVYIEFSDGTIWQRDEEAR
- a CDS encoding glycosyltransferase family A protein, whose translation is MLVSIIIPVYNVEQYIEKCLDSVLGQTYQKLDVICINDGSTDDSLAVLRRYEAQDSRVRIIDKGNGGVVSAREAGLRIANGEYTTFVDPDDWVESNAVMEMVTANQVYQADMVACGFWKEQGDASSAIFNGLEAGYYSPGYLKDHPEDWFFSYTTFREPVIGSLCTKLIRTKLIQEVHRKLPFSMVYGEDVVAVLLACASCNGLLSLSGAWYHYIHRDGSAATQQRGFPKGMYHSIYQLLETVTDGAVERKKCLDAYMKMLLLEQEYETFSSYGTLFPFSKVSKGSRIFLYGAGLFGRMVHRAIMEHADLSLAGWTDRAWQSEALQQFALNPLSDIYKAEFDVLVLALLNESLCREIAFDMIQKGLSEEKICFVENKIMQEATLPAWVTSI